The Apium graveolens cultivar Ventura chromosome 11, ASM990537v1, whole genome shotgun sequence genome has a window encoding:
- the LOC141695246 gene encoding cysteine protease XCP2-like has translation MTLFSSPLTLLILCFFWANFACDALAPDYSIMGYSSDDLKCNLKLNHLFESWGAEHGKTYESIEHKLHRFEIFKDNLMHIDETNKRISNYWLGLNEFADLSHAEFRNRYLGLNVDYFMRQDYSSPEDFIYKDVVNFPKSVDWRKKGAVTNVKNQGSCGSCWAFSTVAAVEGINQIVTGNLTSLSEQQLVDCDTSSDNGCHGGLMEHAFTYIMTHGGLHKEEDYPYIMKEGTCDENKDETEVVTINGYHNVPKNNEESMLKALAHQPISVAISASGRDFQFYSGGVFDGFCGFRLDHGVTAVGYGTAKDMDYIIVKNSWGSKWGEKGYIRFRRNIGKPQGICGIYTLGSFPTKY, from the exons ATGACACTTTTTTCATCACCTCTGACTTTACTCATTCTTTGCTTTTTCTGGGCAAATTTTGCCTGCGATGCATTGGCTCCTGACTATTCTATTATGGGTTATTCCTCGGATGATTTGAAATGTAATCTTAAACTGAATCATCTTTTTGAATCATGGGGAGCAGAGCATGGCAAGACTTATGAAAGTATTGAACACAAGTTGCATAGATTTGAGATTTTTAAGGACAACCTGATGCACATTGACGAAACAAACAAGAGAATTAGCAACTACTGGCTTGGATTGAATGAGTTCGCTGATTTAAGCCATGCGGAGTTCAGAAACCGGTATTTGGGCCTCAATGTCGACTACTTCATGAGGCAAGACTACTCAAGTCCTGAAGATTTCATTTACAAAGATGTTGTGAATTTTCCCAAGTCTGTGGACTGGAGAAAGAAAGGAGCTGTCACTAATGTCAAGAACCAAGGTTCATGTG GAAGTTGTTGGGCATTCTCAACAGTGGCTGCTGTCGAGGGAATAAACCAAATTGTGACTGGAAATTTAACATCATTATCTGAGCAACAACTAGTTGATTGTGACACCTCTTCCGATAATGGTTGCCATGGAGGTCTCATGGAACATGCATTCACCTACATCATGACTCATGGTGGGCTTCATAAAGAGGAAGACTACCCTTATATCATGAAAGAAGGCACTTGTGATGAGAACAAG GATGAAACTGAGGTCGTGACTATTAACGGGTACCATAACGTACCAAAGAATAATGAGGAGAGCATGTTGAAGGCACTTGCACACCAGCCCATAAGTGTGGCTATCTCGGCTTCTGGACGTGATTTCCAATTTTATAGTGGT GGTGTATTTGATGGGTTTTGTGGATTCCGGCTTGACCATGGAGTGACTGCAGTTGGATATGGAACAGCAAAGGATATGGACTACATCATTGTTAAGAACTCATGGGGATCAAAGTGGGGAGAAAAAGGCTACATTCGATTTAGGAGAAATATCGGCAAGCCTCAAGGCATTTGTGGAATATACACATTGGGATCTTTTCCTACCAAATATTAA